GGGTTTCGGCCCGCTTCGGGGAGTTCCGGACAGGCGCCCGGTCGGGCCCGGAACGGCGCGGGCCGCCGACCTGCGACGATGCCGTGGGGCCAGCCGCCCCCGGGCCCGGCGGTTGTCCGTTTCTCCCCGAAGCGGCGGGTTTTGGCTCGCTTCGGGGAGTTCCGGACAGGCGCCCGGTCGGGCCCGGAACGGCGCGGGCCGCCTACCTGCGACGATGCCGTGGGGCCAGCCGCCCCGGGCCCGGCGGTTAGACCAGCATCAGTTCCGGCTCCATTTGCGGGTCGGACGGGCGCACCACGGCGCGCTCGGCGGGGCCGTCATACATGGACAGCGGCCGGATCAGTTGGTTGGCCTGCAACTGCTCCATGATGTGCGCGGTCCAGCCCGTGACGCGCGACGCGACGAACAACGGCGTGAACGTGGCCGTGTCGAAGCCCATCAGGTGGTACGCCGGCCCGGACGGGTAGTCGAGGTTCGGCTGGATGCCCTTGCGGGCGTCCATCGCCTGGTTCAAGGCGTCATAGAGCTCCGCCATGTCGGGCCGTTCGCAATGGTCGATCAACTGGTCAAGGGCCGCCTTCATTGTGGGCACCCGCGAGTCGCCGTTCTTGTAGACGCGGTGCCCAAAGCCCATGATCTTGCGTTTGGCCGCCAAGGCCCGGTCCAACCAGTCTTCAGCCCGGTCCGCGCAGCCGATCTCCTCGAACACGTCCATCACCGCCTCGTTGGCGCCGCCGTGGAGCGGGCCCTTCAGAGCCCCGATCGCGCCGGTCACCGCCGAATACAAATCGGACAGCGTGGAGGTGATGACCCGTGCCGTGAAGGTGGAGGCGTTGAACGAGTGCTCGGCGTAGAGCACCATGGACACGCGGAAGCAGTCGACCACTTTCTGGTCCGGCACGTCCCCGAAGGTCATGCGGAGGAAGTTCGAGCAGTAGTCCAGGTCCTCGCGCGGCGCGACCACGCCCTGGCCGCGGCGGCGCCGCTGGTCGTAGGCCACAATCGCGGGGATCTGGGCGAACAGCCGCAGCGCTTTGGCCTGGTTGGAGGATGGGGTCTGGTCCCAGGCGTTCGGGTCGGTGGTGCCCAGGTAGCTGACCGCCGTGCGCAGCACGTCCATGGGGTGCGCGGTCAGCGGGATCGCGTCGATCACGGCCTTCATGTGGGCTGTCATGGCGCGCTGCGACCTTTCGACCTCGGAGAACACCTCCAGCTGCGCCCCGGTCGGCAGTTCGCCGTT
This genomic stretch from Bifidobacteriaceae bacterium harbors:
- a CDS encoding bifunctional 2-methylcitrate synthase/citrate synthase yields the protein MTEIRKGLYGVIVDTTAVSSVNPETNSLLYRGYPVQELAEKCSFEEVAYLLWNGELPTGAQLEVFSEVERSQRAMTAHMKAVIDAIPLTAHPMDVLRTAVSYLGTTDPNAWDQTPSSNQAKALRLFAQIPAIVAYDQRRRRGQGVVAPREDLDYCSNFLRMTFGDVPDQKVVDCFRVSMVLYAEHSFNASTFTARVITSTLSDLYSAVTGAIGALKGPLHGGANEAVMDVFEEIGCADRAEDWLDRALAAKRKIMGFGHRVYKNGDSRVPTMKAALDQLIDHCERPDMAELYDALNQAMDARKGIQPNLDYPSGPAYHLMGFDTATFTPLFVASRVTGWTAHIMEQLQANQLIRPLSMYDGPAERAVVRPSDPQMEPELMLV